A single region of the Candidatus Manganitrophaceae bacterium genome encodes:
- a CDS encoding YihA family ribosome biogenesis GTP-binding protein translates to MANVLYLLAHTKNVQPGIRKVKHYSVEYVKGTPIWDDGPRDRLPEIAMIGRSNVGKSSLINYLLGHKIAYISRTPGKTQLIHYFRINQAFYLVDLPGYGYARVPKGQREQFGAMIEDYLSKREMLRAVVMLIDLRHPGQAIDLQVKEWLNAIQLDTLYVATKGDKIKRSQRKKQSDEVKNIFGISNLVITSTLKKEGKEALWEEIESVLSKTSHESEG, encoded by the coding sequence ATCGCTAATGTACTATACCTACTGGCCCACACGAAAAATGTTCAGCCCGGGATTAGAAAAGTGAAGCACTACTCTGTGGAATATGTAAAAGGCACTCCCATTTGGGATGACGGGCCGCGGGATCGGCTGCCTGAGATTGCCATGATCGGGCGGTCAAATGTTGGAAAGTCCTCGTTGATCAATTATCTCCTGGGACATAAAATCGCCTATATTTCCAGAACGCCTGGGAAGACACAGTTGATTCACTACTTCAGAATCAATCAGGCCTTTTATCTGGTGGATCTACCCGGCTATGGTTATGCCCGTGTCCCGAAAGGGCAGCGGGAGCAGTTTGGAGCGATGATTGAGGACTATCTCTCCAAGCGGGAAATGCTCCGGGCCGTTGTCATGTTGATTGATCTTCGGCATCCTGGCCAGGCGATTGATCTCCAGGTAAAAGAATGGCTGAACGCAATTCAGCTTGACACCCTCTATGTCGCGACAAAAGGGGATAAGATCAAGCGTTCGCAACGAAAAAAACAGTCCGATGAGGTCAAGAATATATTTGGAATTTCAAACCTGGTGATCACATCAACCCTAAAAAAAGAGGGAAAAGAAGCGCTTTGGGAGGAGATCGAGTCAGTCTTATCAAAAACATCCCATGAGAGTGAAGGGTGA